A DNA window from Pseudomonas sp. GD03919 contains the following coding sequences:
- a CDS encoding amino acid ABC transporter ATP-binding protein, protein MSEAIKQPSAEPMILLQGVNKWYGQFHVLKDINLSVQQGERIVLCGPSGSGKSTTIRCINRLEEHQQGRIVVDGTELTSDLKHIEAIRREVGMVFQHFNLFPHLTVLQNCTLAPMWVRKMPKRQAEEIAMHFLERVRIPEQANKYPGQLSGGQQQRVAIARALCMKPKIMLFDEPTSALDPEMVKEVLDTMIGLAEDGMTMLCVTHEMGFARTVANRVIFMDKGEIVEQAEPDTFFSNPQNERTKLFLSQILH, encoded by the coding sequence ATGAGTGAAGCAATCAAGCAACCCAGCGCTGAGCCGATGATCCTGCTGCAGGGTGTGAACAAGTGGTACGGCCAGTTCCATGTGCTCAAGGACATCAATCTCAGCGTGCAGCAGGGCGAGCGTATCGTGCTCTGCGGACCGTCCGGTTCGGGCAAGTCCACCACCATTCGCTGCATCAACCGCCTGGAAGAGCACCAGCAGGGGCGCATCGTGGTCGATGGCACCGAGCTGACCAGCGACCTCAAGCACATCGAGGCGATTCGCCGCGAAGTCGGCATGGTGTTCCAGCACTTCAACCTGTTCCCGCATCTCACCGTGCTGCAGAACTGCACCCTGGCGCCGATGTGGGTACGCAAGATGCCCAAGCGCCAGGCCGAGGAAATCGCCATGCATTTCCTCGAGCGCGTGCGCATTCCCGAGCAGGCCAACAAGTACCCGGGGCAGCTCTCCGGTGGTCAGCAGCAGCGTGTGGCGATTGCCCGCGCGCTGTGCATGAAGCCGAAGATCATGCTGTTCGACGAGCCGACCTCGGCACTCGATCCGGAGATGGTGAAAGAGGTGCTGGACACCATGATCGGCCTGGCCGAAGACGGCATGACCATGCTCTGCGTGACCCACGAAATGGGCTTTGCCCGCACCGTGGCCAACCGGGTGATCTTCATGGACAAGGGCGAGATCGTCGAGCAGGCCGAGCCTGATACCTTCTTCTCCAATCCGCAGAACGAGCGTACCAAGCTGTTCCTCAGTCAGATCCTGCACTGA
- a CDS encoding amino acid ABC transporter permease: MQTHTFKPDLPPPRMSVGPVAWLKANLFSNWFNTLLTLLAAYLIWLIVPPLLQWAFIDANWVGTTRADCTQSGACWVFIQQRFGQFMYGFYPSELRWRVDATLWLAIIGAAPLFLPQMPRKAVYGLALLVIYPVIAWCLLHGGVFGLSVVSTSQWGGLMLTLVIAYVGITGALPLGILLALGRRSNLPAIKVICVTFIEFWRGVPLITVLFMSSVMLPLFLPEGMHFDKLMRALIGVILFQSAYIAEVVRGGLQAIPKGQYEAAAAMGLGYWRMMGLVILPQALKLVIPGIVNTFISLFKDTSLVIIIGLFDLLNSIKQATTDPAWLGMATEGYVFAALIFWIFCFGMSRYSMHLERKLDTGHKR; encoded by the coding sequence ATGCAGACTCATACCTTCAAACCGGATCTGCCACCGCCGCGCATGAGTGTCGGCCCGGTGGCTTGGCTCAAGGCCAACCTGTTTTCCAACTGGTTCAACACCCTGCTGACGTTGTTGGCCGCCTACCTGATCTGGCTGATCGTGCCGCCGCTGTTGCAGTGGGCGTTCATTGATGCCAACTGGGTCGGTACGACCCGTGCCGACTGCACCCAGTCAGGTGCCTGCTGGGTGTTCATCCAGCAGCGTTTCGGCCAGTTCATGTATGGCTTCTATCCCAGCGAATTGCGCTGGCGTGTCGATGCCACCCTGTGGTTGGCCATCATCGGCGCCGCACCGTTGTTCCTGCCGCAGATGCCGCGCAAGGCCGTCTACGGGCTGGCGCTGCTGGTGATCTATCCGGTCATCGCCTGGTGCCTGCTGCATGGCGGCGTGTTTGGTCTGAGCGTGGTGTCCACCAGTCAGTGGGGCGGCCTGATGCTGACTCTGGTGATCGCCTATGTGGGGATCACCGGTGCCTTGCCGCTGGGCATCCTGCTGGCGCTGGGACGACGTTCCAACCTGCCGGCGATCAAGGTCATCTGCGTCACCTTCATCGAGTTCTGGCGCGGTGTGCCGTTGATCACCGTGCTGTTCATGTCCTCGGTGATGCTGCCGCTGTTCCTGCCCGAAGGCATGCACTTCGACAAGCTGATGCGCGCGCTGATCGGGGTGATCCTGTTCCAGTCCGCCTACATCGCCGAGGTGGTGCGCGGCGGTCTGCAGGCCATTCCCAAGGGGCAGTACGAAGCCGCTGCCGCCATGGGCCTGGGTTACTGGCGCATGATGGGCCTGGTGATTCTGCCGCAGGCGCTCAAGCTGGTCATCCCCGGCATCGTCAACACCTTCATTTCACTGTTCAAGGACACCAGCCTGGTGATCATCATCGGCCTGTTCGACCTGCTCAACAGCATCAAGCAGGCGACCACCGACCCGGCCTGGCTGGGTATGGCCACCGAAGGCTATGTGTTCGCGGCGCTGATTTTCTGGATTTTCTGTTTTGGTATGTCCCGCTACTCCATGCACCTGGAGCGCAAGCTGGACACCGGCCACAAGCGTTAG
- a CDS encoding amino acid ABC transporter permease — MQTTANVPRPKGSLLTDPQVRAWAFQIIAVVAVVALGWFLFHNTQANLEKRGIISGFAFLNNSAGFGIAQHLIDYTESDSYGRVFLIGLLNTLLVSFIGIVLASILGFLLGVARLSPNWLISKLATVYIEIFRNIPPLLQILFWYFAVFLALPGPRQSLEVGDTFFLNSRGLYMPSPTPSESFGLFAVVVLATVVGIIALGRWARKRREATGQIFPLLWTSLALIVVMPGLAVLIGGNPLVWSVPELAGFNFRGGWVMIPELMALTLALTIYTAAFIAENVRSGIMAVSHGQTEAARSLGLRPGITLRLVIIPQALRVIIPPLTSQYLNLAKNSSLAAGIGYPDMVSLFAGTVLNQTGQAIEVIAITMSVYLAISISISLLMNWYNKRIALIER; from the coding sequence ATGCAAACGACTGCCAATGTCCCGCGCCCCAAAGGATCACTGCTGACCGATCCGCAGGTGCGCGCCTGGGCTTTCCAGATCATTGCCGTTGTCGCTGTCGTGGCGCTCGGCTGGTTTCTCTTCCATAACACCCAGGCCAACCTGGAGAAGCGCGGAATCATTTCCGGCTTCGCGTTCCTCAATAACAGTGCCGGCTTCGGTATCGCCCAGCACCTGATCGACTACACGGAAAGCGACAGTTACGGCCGCGTCTTTCTGATTGGGCTGCTCAATACCCTGCTGGTGTCCTTCATCGGCATCGTGCTGGCTTCGATTCTCGGTTTTCTGCTGGGTGTGGCGCGTCTGTCACCCAACTGGCTGATCAGCAAGCTGGCCACCGTCTATATCGAGATCTTCCGCAATATTCCGCCGTTGCTGCAGATCCTGTTCTGGTACTTCGCGGTCTTTCTTGCGCTTCCCGGGCCTCGGCAAAGCCTCGAAGTCGGGGATACCTTCTTCCTCAACAGTCGCGGGCTGTACATGCCGTCACCCACACCATCGGAGAGTTTTGGCCTGTTCGCCGTGGTCGTGCTGGCCACCGTCGTCGGCATCATCGCCCTCGGGCGTTGGGCCAGGAAGCGTCGCGAGGCCACCGGCCAGATCTTCCCGCTGCTGTGGACATCGCTGGCGTTGATCGTGGTCATGCCCGGCCTGGCCGTGCTGATCGGCGGCAACCCGCTGGTGTGGAGCGTGCCGGAACTGGCCGGTTTCAACTTCCGTGGCGGCTGGGTGATGATTCCCGAGCTGATGGCCCTGACCCTGGCGCTGACCATCTACACCGCTGCCTTCATTGCCGAGAACGTGCGTTCGGGGATCATGGCTGTCAGCCATGGGCAGACCGAAGCCGCACGCTCGCTGGGGTTGCGTCCGGGCATCACCCTGCGTCTGGTGATCATCCCGCAGGCCTTGCGCGTGATCATCCCGCCGCTAACCAGCCAATACCTCAACCTGGCGAAGAACTCTTCGCTGGCTGCCGGTATCGGTTATCCGGACATGGTGTCGCTGTTCGCCGGCACCGTACTCAACCAGACCGGCCAGGCCATCGAGGTGATCGCCATCACCATGAGCGTGTATCTGGCGATCAGTATCAGCATTTCCCTGCTGATGAACTGGTACAACAAGCGCATTGCGCTGATCGAGCGGTAA
- a CDS encoding amino acid ABC transporter substrate-binding protein — MKMVKSTLAVLTTAAVLGVSGFAQAGATLDAVQKKGFVQCGISDGLPGFSYADEKGNFLGLDVDICRAVAAAVFGDATKVKYSPLTAKERFTALQSGEVDILSRNTTWTSSRDAALGLNFTGVTYYDGQGFLVNKKLGVSSAKELDGATVCIQAGTTTELNLSDYFRANGMKYTPITYDTSDESAKSVEAGRCDVLTSDQSQLYAQRIKLANPDDYVVLPEVISKEPLGPVVRQGDEEWFDIVRWTLFAMLNAEELGVTSANVEETAKTTKNPDVARLLGTEGEFGKDLKLPKDWAVQIVKQVGNYGESFDRNVGAGSELKIERGLNALWNKGGLQYAPPVR, encoded by the coding sequence ATGAAGATGGTGAAATCCACCCTGGCTGTACTGACCACCGCAGCCGTGCTCGGTGTCAGTGGCTTTGCCCAGGCAGGCGCCACCCTGGATGCCGTGCAGAAGAAAGGCTTCGTGCAGTGCGGTATCAGCGACGGTCTGCCGGGCTTCTCCTATGCCGATGAAAAAGGCAATTTCCTGGGTCTGGACGTCGATATCTGCCGCGCGGTTGCCGCTGCGGTGTTCGGTGATGCGACCAAGGTCAAGTACAGCCCGCTGACCGCCAAGGAACGCTTCACCGCGCTGCAGTCCGGCGAAGTCGACATCCTGTCGCGCAACACCACCTGGACCAGCTCGCGTGACGCGGCACTGGGCCTGAACTTCACCGGCGTGACCTACTATGACGGTCAGGGCTTTCTGGTGAACAAGAAGCTGGGGGTTTCCAGCGCCAAGGAACTGGACGGCGCCACCGTCTGCATCCAGGCCGGTACCACCACCGAGCTGAACCTTTCCGACTACTTCCGTGCCAACGGCATGAAGTACACCCCCATCACTTACGACACCTCTGACGAGAGCGCCAAGTCGGTCGAAGCCGGTCGTTGCGACGTGCTGACCTCCGACCAGTCGCAGCTGTACGCACAGCGCATCAAGCTGGCCAACCCGGACGACTACGTGGTGCTGCCGGAAGTCATCTCCAAGGAGCCTCTGGGCCCGGTCGTGCGCCAGGGTGACGAGGAGTGGTTCGACATCGTGCGCTGGACCCTGTTCGCCATGCTCAACGCCGAAGAGCTGGGTGTGACGTCGGCCAACGTCGAAGAAACCGCGAAAACCACCAAGAACCCGGACGTCGCCCGTCTGCTGGGTACCGAGGGTGAGTTCGGCAAGGATCTCAAACTGCCGAAAGACTGGGCCGTGCAGATCGTCAAGCAGGTTGGCAACTACGGCGAGTCGTTCGACCGCAACGTCGGTGCCGGCAGTGAGCTGAAGATCGAGCGTGGTCTCAATGCCCTGTGGAACAAGGGTGGTCTGCAGTACGCACCGCCGGTGCGTTGA
- a CDS encoding alpha/beta hydrolase: MTAPMILQPPQTVDASVIWLHGLGADRYDFLPVAEMLQERLPSTRFILPQAPTRPVTINGGWSMPSWYDILAMSPARAIDQAQLEESADQVIALIEAERAEGIAAERIVLAGFSQGGAVVLHTAFLRYALPLGGVLALSTYAPTFSDDMQMVDTKRQLPVLCLHGRFDDVVTPDMGRAAYDRLQASGVPAQWHDYPMGHEVLPEEIRDIAKWLSQLLAA; the protein is encoded by the coding sequence ATGACCGCACCCATGATTCTGCAGCCCCCACAAACCGTCGACGCCAGCGTGATCTGGCTGCACGGGCTGGGGGCCGACCGTTACGATTTCCTGCCGGTCGCCGAAATGTTGCAGGAACGCCTGCCCAGCACGCGCTTCATCCTGCCGCAGGCCCCTACCCGTCCGGTGACCATCAATGGCGGCTGGAGCATGCCGAGCTGGTACGACATCCTCGCCATGAGTCCGGCACGGGCCATCGACCAGGCGCAACTGGAGGAGTCGGCCGACCAGGTGATCGCCCTGATCGAGGCTGAGCGCGCAGAGGGTATCGCCGCTGAACGCATCGTCCTGGCAGGCTTTTCCCAGGGCGGCGCAGTGGTACTGCACACCGCCTTCCTGCGTTATGCACTGCCTCTCGGCGGCGTCCTGGCGCTGTCGACCTACGCCCCCACGTTCAGCGATGACATGCAGATGGTGGATACAAAAAGACAACTGCCGGTGCTGTGCTTGCATGGCAGATTCGACGACGTGGTGACACCCGACATGGGCCGTGCCGCGTACGACCGCCTGCAGGCCAGCGGGGTACCGGCGCAATGGCACGACTATCCGATGGGCCATGAAGTGCTGCCGGAAGAAATTCGCGATATCGCCAAATGGTTGAGCCAATTACTGGCGGCCTGA
- a CDS encoding GGDEF domain-containing protein translates to MKTAHWPADLQQIQRLRLFHNIAANNLERLLAEFRACELEAGEVLLSPFDRNQHLYLLLQGRLRVYLGSLDNQPVGTLEVGDCAGEISFIDNERPSAYVVAECPSIVLRLHRESLVRLFQQSPQVMQNLLQLLCERVRKGNRQILDSEQHANIDTLTGCFNRRWLEHVFERESTRCAFNEEPISLLMLDVDHFKTYNDQHGHLAGDYALCLVANTLNSQLRAKDSLIRFGGEEFVILLPEIAADDARSIAERLRISLERITSFYSPVGVLPGVTISIGLAQIQHQDSLQGLIARADAALYQAKQQGRNCLSG, encoded by the coding sequence ATGAAAACGGCGCACTGGCCGGCAGATCTGCAGCAGATCCAGCGCCTGCGGCTGTTTCACAACATCGCGGCCAACAACCTGGAGCGACTCCTGGCGGAATTTCGCGCCTGCGAACTGGAAGCCGGCGAAGTGTTGTTATCCCCCTTCGACCGTAACCAGCATCTCTACCTGCTGCTTCAGGGGCGTTTGCGTGTTTATCTCGGCTCGCTGGACAACCAGCCCGTCGGTACTCTGGAAGTGGGTGATTGCGCCGGCGAAATCAGCTTCATCGACAACGAACGCCCCTCGGCCTACGTAGTCGCCGAATGTCCCTCCATCGTCCTGCGTCTGCACCGTGAGTCACTGGTAAGACTCTTTCAGCAATCGCCCCAAGTGATGCAGAACCTGCTGCAGTTGCTCTGTGAGCGTGTACGCAAGGGCAACCGGCAAATTCTCGACAGCGAACAGCATGCCAATATCGACACCCTCACCGGCTGCTTCAACCGACGCTGGCTGGAACATGTGTTCGAACGTGAAAGTACCCGCTGCGCTTTCAACGAAGAGCCGATTTCCCTGCTGATGCTCGATGTCGACCACTTCAAGACCTACAACGACCAGCATGGCCATCTGGCGGGCGACTATGCCTTGTGCCTGGTGGCCAACACGCTCAACAGCCAGTTGCGGGCCAAGGACAGCCTGATACGTTTCGGTGGCGAGGAGTTCGTCATCCTCCTGCCGGAAATCGCTGCCGACGACGCCCGCAGCATCGCCGAACGCCTGCGCATCAGCCTGGAGCGGATCACCTCTTTCTACTCGCCAGTCGGCGTTCTACCGGGCGTGACCATTTCCATCGGGCTGGCGCAGATACAGCATCAGGACAGCCTGCAAGGCCTGATCGCGCGAGCCGATGCCGCGCTGTACCAGGCCAAGCAGCAAGGTCGTAACTGCCTGAGCGGTTGA
- the rhlB gene encoding ATP-dependent RNA helicase RhlB, producing the protein MLKALKKMFGKAEGEQPQPATAPVAPAQAKTGEPEKSARKGKPARKPETAAAPAQERAPRPPKADKPRRERPAKPADTWKLEDFVVEPAEGKTRFHDFKLAPELMHAIHDLGFPYCTPIQASVLGYTLKGQDAIGRAQTGTGKTAAFLISIITQLLQTPPPKERYMGEPRALIIAPTRELVVQIAKDAAELTKYTKLNVMSFVGGMDFDKQLKQLESRFCDILVATPGRLLDFNQRGEVHLDMVEVMVLDEADRMLDMGFIPQVRQIIRQTPMKGDRQTLLFSATFTDDVMNLAKQWTVNPAIVEIEPENVASDTVEQHVYAVASADKYKLLYNLVTQNAWDRVMVFANRKDEVRRIEERLTRDGVSAAQMSGDVPQHKRIKVLEGFRAGHIRVLVATDVAGRGIHVDGISHVINFTLPEDPDDYVHRIGRTGRAGTSGTSISFAGEDDAFALPPIEALIGRKIQCEMPPDELLKPVPRRH; encoded by the coding sequence GTGCTCAAAGCACTCAAGAAAATGTTCGGCAAGGCCGAAGGCGAGCAGCCACAGCCAGCCACTGCGCCCGTAGCGCCTGCCCAGGCCAAGACCGGCGAACCTGAGAAAAGCGCCCGCAAAGGCAAACCCGCACGCAAGCCCGAAACCGCTGCCGCGCCGGCTCAAGAGCGAGCACCTCGCCCGCCCAAGGCCGACAAGCCACGCCGCGAGCGCCCGGCCAAACCAGCAGATACCTGGAAGCTGGAAGATTTCGTGGTCGAGCCGGCCGAAGGCAAGACGCGCTTTCATGACTTCAAGCTCGCCCCCGAGCTGATGCACGCCATCCATGACCTCGGCTTCCCCTACTGCACGCCGATCCAGGCCAGCGTACTGGGTTACACCCTCAAGGGCCAGGACGCCATCGGCCGCGCCCAGACCGGCACCGGCAAGACCGCCGCATTCCTCATCTCGATCATCACCCAGCTGCTGCAGACCCCGCCGCCGAAAGAGCGCTACATGGGCGAGCCGCGTGCGCTGATCATCGCGCCAACCCGCGAGCTGGTGGTGCAGATCGCCAAGGACGCCGCCGAGCTGACCAAGTACACCAAGCTCAACGTCATGAGCTTCGTCGGCGGTATGGACTTCGACAAGCAGCTCAAGCAGCTGGAATCGCGCTTCTGCGACATCCTGGTCGCCACCCCGGGCCGTTTGCTGGACTTCAACCAGCGCGGTGAAGTGCACCTGGACATGGTCGAGGTGATGGTGCTCGATGAAGCCGACCGCATGCTCGACATGGGCTTCATCCCGCAGGTGCGCCAGATCATCCGCCAGACCCCGATGAAGGGCGACCGCCAGACCCTGCTGTTCTCCGCCACCTTCACCGACGATGTGATGAACCTGGCCAAGCAGTGGACGGTCAACCCGGCCATCGTCGAGATCGAGCCGGAGAACGTTGCCAGCGATACCGTCGAACAGCACGTCTACGCCGTCGCCTCCGCGGACAAATACAAGCTGCTCTATAACCTAGTGACGCAGAATGCCTGGGACCGGGTGATGGTCTTCGCCAACCGCAAGGACGAAGTACGCCGCATCGAGGAACGCCTGACCCGCGACGGCGTCAGCGCCGCGCAGATGTCAGGTGACGTACCGCAGCACAAGCGTATCAAGGTGCTCGAAGGCTTCCGCGCCGGCCATATCCGCGTGCTGGTGGCCACCGATGTGGCCGGCCGTGGCATCCATGTCGACGGCATCAGCCACGTGATCAACTTCACCCTGCCGGAAGATCCGGACGACTACGTGCACCGCATCGGCCGTACCGGCCGCGCCGGCACCAGCGGTACCTCGATCAGCTTCGCCGGCGAGGACGACGCCTTCGCCCTGCCGCCGATCGAAGCGCTGATCGGTCGCAAGATCCAGTGCGAGATGCCGCCGGACGAGTTGCTCAAGCCGGTGCCGCGCAGGCACTGA
- a CDS encoding NAD(P)/FAD-dependent oxidoreductase → MQQCDYLIIGAGIAGASTGYFLASHGKTLLLEREAQPGYHSTGRSAALYTVAYGTPQVRALTAASRAFYDAPPAGFADHPLLTPRGELVVDFSGDAAELQRQYEQAREHVNEARLISADEACAMVPALRRELVHAALFDPSAADIDTAALHQGYLRGIRLQDGEIHCNREVLGINRDGDGWQVECAGQRYCTRVLINAAGAWCDEIARLAGLPGIGLQPRRRAAFTFNGPSGIDCQHWPALVSLDESFYFKPDAGLLLGSPANADPVAPHDVQPEELDIALGIHQIETHTRLQIRRPAHTWAGLRSFVADGDLVGGFDTQAENFFWVAAQGGYGIQTSAAMGQACAALIRRQALPQPLIEAGLSEAVLSPARLSTCQAH, encoded by the coding sequence ATGCAACAGTGCGATTACCTCATCATCGGCGCCGGCATTGCCGGGGCCTCCACCGGCTACTTCCTGGCCAGCCACGGCAAGACGCTGCTGCTTGAACGCGAGGCGCAACCCGGCTATCACTCCACCGGCCGCTCGGCGGCGTTGTATACCGTGGCCTACGGCACGCCGCAGGTCCGCGCGCTGACGGCCGCCAGCCGCGCCTTTTACGATGCCCCGCCAGCCGGTTTCGCCGATCACCCACTACTCACCCCGCGCGGCGAACTGGTGGTGGACTTCAGCGGTGACGCCGCCGAACTGCAGCGCCAGTACGAGCAGGCCCGCGAGCATGTCAACGAGGCTCGCCTGATCAGCGCCGACGAGGCCTGCGCGATGGTTCCGGCGCTGCGCCGCGAGCTGGTGCACGCTGCGCTGTTCGACCCCAGCGCCGCCGACATCGATACCGCCGCGCTACACCAGGGTTACCTGCGTGGTATCCGCCTGCAGGACGGGGAGATTCACTGTAACCGCGAAGTACTCGGCATCAACCGCGACGGGGACGGCTGGCAGGTGGAATGTGCCGGACAACGCTACTGCACACGCGTGCTGATCAATGCTGCCGGCGCCTGGTGCGACGAGATCGCGCGTCTGGCCGGCCTACCCGGCATCGGTTTACAGCCCAGGCGGCGCGCCGCCTTCACCTTCAACGGCCCGTCGGGCATCGACTGCCAACACTGGCCGGCGCTGGTGAGCCTGGACGAATCCTTCTATTTCAAACCCGATGCCGGCCTGCTGCTCGGCTCGCCGGCCAATGCCGACCCGGTGGCGCCGCACGACGTGCAGCCCGAGGAGCTGGATATCGCCCTGGGCATCCATCAGATCGAAACCCACACCAGGCTGCAGATTCGCCGCCCGGCACATACCTGGGCCGGCCTGCGCAGCTTCGTCGCCGATGGCGATCTGGTTGGCGGTTTCGATACCCAGGCCGAAAACTTCTTCTGGGTCGCGGCGCAAGGCGGCTACGGCATCCAGACCAGCGCTGCGATGGGCCAGGCCTGTGCAGCGCTGATCCGCAGGCAAGCATTGCCGCAACCTTTGATCGAGGCGGGCCTGAGTGAAGCGGTGCTCAGCCCGGCACGGCTGTCGACATGCCAGGCGCACTGA
- a CDS encoding IS1595-like element ISAchd1 family transposase, with translation MKAVQFSRWMAQLSSLNPEQRDQLRSKLLPAARHSQDAIKAPSHCPHCQSRELRPWGSSGDLPRYRCKVCGKTSNALTGTPMARLRKRHLWQDYADALTQSLSVRKAAVHCGVSKNTAFLWRHRFLSRIADHQAQHASGIVEADETFFLESFKGQRELPRPPRRRGGSAKRRGLSAEQIPVLVVRDRSGQQADFKLEKLDAQHIGERLRPLIDADAILCTDSASVYAHFAKVEGITHRPINPSQNRRVDGAFHIQNVNAYDSRLKSWMIPFHGVATKYLTNYLGWRRLLERYKTQLNPLICLKEALGYRDMQQLTQT, from the coding sequence ATGAAAGCGGTTCAGTTTTCGCGGTGGATGGCACAGCTCTCCAGCCTCAACCCAGAGCAACGCGACCAGTTGAGATCCAAGCTCTTGCCAGCTGCCAGGCACTCGCAGGACGCAATCAAGGCCCCAAGCCATTGCCCGCATTGTCAATCGCGGGAACTGCGCCCCTGGGGTTCCAGTGGTGACTTGCCGCGATACCGCTGCAAGGTTTGCGGCAAAACCAGCAATGCCCTGACGGGCACCCCAATGGCGCGACTGAGAAAGCGCCATCTCTGGCAAGACTATGCGGACGCACTGACCCAGAGCCTGAGCGTGCGCAAGGCCGCCGTTCATTGTGGCGTCAGCAAAAACACAGCTTTCCTGTGGCGACATAGGTTTCTTTCTCGGATTGCCGATCACCAGGCCCAGCACGCGTCAGGCATTGTCGAAGCAGATGAAACCTTCTTCCTGGAGTCCTTCAAGGGGCAACGCGAACTGCCTCGACCGCCTCGTCGGCGCGGTGGCAGCGCCAAACGACGCGGACTGTCTGCCGAGCAAATTCCTGTGCTGGTGGTAAGAGATCGCAGTGGTCAGCAGGCAGACTTCAAGTTGGAAAAGCTGGATGCACAGCACATAGGGGAGCGGCTACGCCCGCTGATAGACGCGGATGCGATTCTCTGTACTGACAGCGCAAGTGTCTACGCCCATTTCGCCAAGGTTGAAGGCATCACTCACCGACCGATTAACCCGAGCCAGAATCGACGGGTTGATGGTGCTTTCCACATCCAGAACGTGAATGCCTACGACAGCCGACTCAAGAGCTGGATGATTCCTTTTCATGGTGTGGCCACCAAGTACCTAACGAACTACCTGGGCTGGCGCCGCCTGCTTGAGCGCTACAAAACACAGCTCAACCCATTGATTTGCTTGAAAGAGGCGTTGGGGTATAGGGATATGCAACAGTTAACTCAGACATAG